Part of the Peptococcaceae bacterium genome, GCAAGGCAAGGATACTACAAAATCCACATTTTTTCAATTGTTTCGGCCAATTTTTCAGGGAGAAATCCTTATTGGACTCGAAGTACCAAGGTTTTTCGACCTCATCGCCAGCCGCAGTGTATTATTTCAACTCGAGAGGGTTTTCATCCTTCCGATGGTGCCGTTGGCGGCATGATGGTCTAATAAGTAACCGAGTAGATGATTCAGAAGAAGCGGCCAGTGCCTATACGAAGCGTTGGAAAATCGAAGTTTTTTACCGTACGACTAAACAGAATCTTGGCTTAACATCGTACTATGCTCAGTCTGAAACAGCTCATTTCGCACATGTGGAGCTCTTGTTCACAGCGAAGACCCTACTTTGTTACGCAACTTGGGAGTGTAATAAAGAAGGCGCTGAACAAGCCCCCTCCCTCTGCGAAGTGATGAGGTACTTTTTCAACGCCGGTTGTCGGATCCGCTGTAGCGAGCAGCTGATCCAAGTCTATTTTGACACGGCAACCGAGCGTTTTTCAAGGCTCATTGATAAATTCTGGCCGCAATCTTTAGAACTTAGGTTATGGAGTTGGGAATATTATCCTGGAACTGCATAACTACTGTAATAACATAGAACGAGGGGGTTATTTTATGTCAAAGATAGAAAAAAAAGCCCTGGATATGGGCCTTGTTATTCCGGAGGCACCAAAGCCGGTAGCTGCCTATGTGCCCGGGATCAAAAGCGGCAATTTAATTTTTACGTCGGGACAGTTGCCGGTCGTTGCGGGAGAACTGAAGTACAAAGGGAAGGTCGGCGCCGGCGTGACGGAGGAAGACGGATACGAAGCGGCAAAAATATGTGCTTTGAATTGCCTGGGTGTCGTCAAAAGCATCACCGGCAACCTAGACTTAATTGAGCAGGTGGTGAAAGTGACGGGTTTTGTTAACAGCGCTCCCGGTTTTAACGGGCAGCCCAAGGTTATTAACGGCGCCTCGGAATTACTTCGGTCCTTACTGGGAGAGGCAGGCCTGCATGCCCGTAGCGCTGTTGGTGTAAACGAGCTGCCGTTAGATGC contains:
- a CDS encoding RidA family protein, encoding MSKIEKKALDMGLVIPEAPKPVAAYVPGIKSGNLIFTSGQLPVVAGELKYKGKVGAGVTEEDGYEAAKICALNCLGVVKSITGNLDLIEQVVKVTGFVNSAPGFNGQPKVINGASELLRSLLGEAGLHARSAVGVNELPLDAACEVEMIIRVRS